The Misgurnus anguillicaudatus chromosome 21, ASM2758022v2, whole genome shotgun sequence genome includes a window with the following:
- the LOC141352809 gene encoding uncharacterized protein, producing the protein MSFHATIFPDRGVLQPVTFSNDLYGCYVCCKRGSYASMVAHVQTHERSAVKHNGYKIYKCHLECSKKISHYHCFCSKIIIRTNLFINHMKKCPDSPSPQSSSSCMCSQSPYGPQDPGLQSSSSRSHSQSPNGPRDPSLQSSSSCPHSQSPNGPQGPSLQSSSSYMCSQSPYGPQDPSPQSSSSRSHSQSPNGPQDPGPQSSSSHSHSQSPNGPQGPSQQSSSNCMHSQSPNSPQGPSPQSFSNLMRSQSLNGPRDPSLQSSSSCPHSQSPNGPQGPSPQSSSNPMHSQFPNGPQGPSPQSSSNRMHSQSPNGPQGPSQQSFSNCMHSQSPKSPQGPSPQSFSNLIRSQSPNGPQDPSLQSSSSGPNSQSPNGPQGPSQQSSSNCMHTQSPNSPQGPSPQSFSNLIRSQSPNGPQGPSQQSSSNCMHSQSPNSPQGPSPQSFSNLMRSQSPNGPRDPSLQSSSSCPHSQSPNGPQGPSPQSSSNPMHSQFPNGPQGPSQQSFSNCMHSQSPNSPQGPSPQSFSNLIRSQSPNGPQDPSLQSSSSCPNSQSPNGPQGPSQQSSSNCMHSQSPNSPQGPSPQSFSNLIRSQSPNGPQGPSQQSSSSCPHSQSPNGPQGPSPQSSSSHLHCQSPNCPQGPT; encoded by the exons ATGTCG TTCCATGCCACAATTTTTCCAGACAGAGGAGTTTTGCAACCTGTTACATTCAGCAATGATTTATATGGGTGCTATGTGTGCTGTAAGCGAGGCAGTTACGCTTCTATGGTAGCTCATGTGCAGACACATGAACGGTCGGCTGTAAAGCACAATG GTTACAAAATCTACAAGTGTCACCTGGAATGTTCCAAGAAAATTTCCCATTATCACTGTTTTTGTTCTAAAATAATAATTCGGACAAATCTTTTTATAAATCATATGAAAAAGTGCCCAGACAGCCCCAGTCCGCAGTCTTCCTCCAGCTGTATGTGCAGCCAGTCTCCATATGGTCCACAAGACCCAGGTCTGCAGTCCTCCTCCAGCCGCTCACACAGCCAGTCTCCAAATGGTCCACGAGACCCCAGTCTGCAGTCCTCCTCCAGCTGCCCACACAGCCAGTCTCCAAATGGTCCACAAGGCCCCAGTCTGCAGTCTTCCTCCAGCTATATGTGCAGCCAGTCTCCATATGGTCCACAAGACCCCAGTCCACAGTCGTCCTCCAGCCGCTCACACAGCCAGTCTCCAAATGGTCCACAAGACCCAGGTCCGCAGTCCTCCTCCAGCCACTCACACAGCCAGTCTCCAAATGGTCCACAAGGCCCCAGTCAACAGTCTTCCTCCAACTGCATGCACAGCCAGTCTCCAAATAGTCCACAAGGCCCCAGTCCGCAGTCTTTCTCCAACCTGATGCGCAGCCAGTCTCTAAATGGTCCACGAGACCCCAGTCTGCAGTCTTCCTCCAGCTGCCCACACAGCCAGTCTCCAAATGGTCCACAAGGCCCCAGTCCACAGTCTTCCTCCAACCCCATGCACAGCCAGTTTCCAAATGGTCCACAAGGACCCAGTCCGCAGTCTTCCTCCAACCGCATGCACAGCCAGTCTCCAAATGGTCCACAAGGCCCCAGTCAACAGTCTTTCTCCAACTGCATGCACAGCCAGTCTCCAAAAAGTCCACAAGGCCCCAGTCCGCAGTCTTTCTCCAACCTGATACGCAGCCAGTCTCCAAATGGTCCACAAGACCCCAGTCTGCAGTCCTCCTCCAGCGGCCCAAACAGCCAGTCTCCAAATGGTCCACAAGGCCCCAGTCAACAGTCTTCCTCCAACTGCATGCACACCCAGTCTCCAAATAGTCCACAAGGCCCCAGTCCGCAGTCTTTCTCCAACCTGATACGCAGCCAGTCTCCAAATGGTCCACAAGGCCCCAGTCAACAGTCTTCCTCCAACTGCATGCACAGCCAGTCTCCAAATAGTCCACAAGGCCCCAGTCCGCAGTCTTTCTCCAACCTGATGCGCAGCCAGTCTCCAAATGGTCCACGAGACCCCAGTCTGCAGTCATCCTCCAGCTGCCCACACAGCCAGTCTCCAAATGGTCCACAAGGCCCCAGTCCACAGTCTTCCTCCAACCCCATGCACAGCCAGTTTCCAAATGGTCCACAAGGCCCCAGTCAACAGTCTTTCTCCAACTGCATGCACAGCCAGTCTCCAAATAGTCCACAAGGCCCCAGTCCGCAGTCTTTCTCCAACCTGATACGCAGCCAGTCTCCAAATGGTCCACAAGACCCCAGTCTGCAGTCCTCCTCCAGCTGCCCAAACAGCCAGTCTCCAAATGGTCCACAAGGCCCCAGTCAACAGTCTTCCTCCAACTGCATGCACAGCCAGTCTCCAAATAGTCCACAAGGCCCCAGTCCGCAGTCTTTCTCCAACCTGATACGCAGCCAGTCTCCAAATGGTCCACAAGGCCCCAGTCAACAGTCTTCCTCCAGCTGCCCACACAGCCAGTCTCCAAATGGTCCACAAGGCCCTAGTCCGCAGTCTTCCTCCAGCCACCTGCACTGCCAGTCTCCAAATTGTCCACAAGGCCCC ACATGA